The Methylocella silvestris BL2 DNA segment GATGATTTTTTCGCCCATGGCGTCGATCCCTAGCGGCGATTGCGTTGCCCGGGCCCGTTCTGGTGTCAATATAAATTGACACATAAAAATGACAATATAAACTTACGATCGGGAAACGCCGCAGGAGCTCCAAAATGGACGCCATCATGCACATCGAATCGGCGCTGGAGACAGCGGCCGCTCTCGCCGCTTCCGACGACGCGCCGCCTCGCCTCGCCGCCGCGATCCGTTACGCCATTTTCCCCGGCGGCGCCCGGATCCGTCCGCGCCTGTGCCTTGCTGTCTCCGCCGCCTGCGGCGCGCAAAATCTTGGCGCCAGCGCCGCCGCTGCGGGCGCGATCGAGCTGTTGCACTGCGCCTCGCTGGCGCATGACGATCTGCCCTGTTTCGACGATGCGCCGACGCGGCGCGGCAAGCCGTCCGTTCACGCCGCCTTCGGCGAAGCGCTGGCCGTCCTCGCCGGCGACGCGATGATCGTCATGGCGTTCGAGGCCATCGCCCGCGCCTTCATGGACCGGCCGCATCTGCTGCCGCCCCTCGTGCAGACCATCGCGCGGGCCGCCGGAATGCCGAGCGGCATCGCCGCCGGTCAAGGGTATGAAAGCGAGCCGCAGCTCGCCCGCAGCCAGTATCAGCGCGCGAAAACCGGCTCGCTCTTTGTTGCAGCCACCGTCGCCGGCGCTCTCGCCGCGGGCGCCGATGGCGCGCCTTGGCGCATGCTCGGCGAGGGATTGGGCGAGGCCTATCAGATCGCCGACGACATCCGCGATGTGGCCTCCTCGCCGGAGGCGATCGGCAAGCCCGTCGGGCGCGACGCCGCGCTGGGACGGCCGAGCGCGGCTCTGGAGCTCGGCGTCGACCGCGCGGTGGCGCTGTTGAAACGATTGACGCGCGAGGCGGTGGATTCCATCCCGGCCTGCCCCGGCGCCGACTGGCTCAAGGCGCAAGTGTTGATCGAGACCCTGCGCGTGCTGCCGGAAGAGCTGCTGCGGCGCGCCGCCTGAGGCCGCGCCGCGCGCTTTGCGGGGCTCACATGAAGTTGCATGCGCCAAAACTCGGTACGCGGATTGAGACGCCGCCATATGCGCACCGGAGCGTGAGCGCTGATGAGCAGGCGAGCAGTTTTGTTGACCGCATCTTTGCTCTGCGCGATCGCCTGCTCGGCAATCCCCGCTTCCATGACTGGATGAGTGCCTTTCCACCGACCCGTCCGATCGTGCGCGATCGCGCCGGCGCCCTGTTCGATCTGTGCTCGGGATTCGTCTACACCCAGATCCTGCTGGCGTCGATGCGCGTCGGCCTCCTCGAACGCCTCGCCGCCGGTCCGCAGACCGCAAGCGTCCTGGCGGCGCAGCTTTCTCTGTCGCCCGACGCAACCCTGCGCCTGCTGAATGCGGCCGTCGCATTGGGGCTCGCGTCAAAACGCAGCGGCGGCCGATATGGTCTCGGCGTCACCGGCGCAGCGCTGCGTGGAAATCCCGGCGTCGCCGAGATGATCGAACATAACGCCATGCTGTATGCCGATCTCGCCGACCCCGTCGCCTTGCTGCGGAACCAGCGTCCGGCCGGCGAGATAGCGCGTTTCTGGCCCTATGCGCGGGCGGCGCGGCCGGGCGATCTGCCGGCCGAAGAGGTTGGCGCCTATAGCGCGCTGATGTCGGCCTCGCAATCCTTCATCGCGCCGGACATCGCTGCGGCGTGGCCGTTCGAGCGGCATCGGCGTCTGCTCGATATCGGCGGCGGCGAGGGCGCCTTTATCTGCGCGATCGCCGCGCGCGTAAAAACCAATCTGCGCTTTACCCTGTTCGATCTGCCGGCCGTGTCGGCGCGTGCGAAAGACCGTTTGGAGGCGGCCGGCCTCGGGCGCCGCGTCGAAACTATCGGCGGCGATTTTCTGGAAGGCCCACTGCCGCAAGGCGCCGACCTGGTGACGCTGGTCCGAATCATTCACGATCATGAGGATGAAGCCACGCTCAAACTGCTTCGCAACATCGCCGCGGTGTTGCCGCCGGACGGCACGCTGCTGATTGCCGAGCCGATGTCGGGAACGCCCGGCGCCGCGCGCGCAGCCGACGCCTATTTCAGTTTCTTTTTCCTCGCGATGGGCGGCGGAAGGCCGCGCACGCCGGCGGAGATCGCGCGGCTTCTGCGCTCGGCGGGATTTCGTCGCATCCGCCGGATCGCAACGCGCCGGCCTTTGATGACGAGCCTGATATCTGCCTCGCATTAGAGGATGTGTAAAGAATGATTGACAATCTGGATTGTCATTTTAAACTTACATTTGTTCCGGGCCAGAGCCCGGCGCAAGTGGGGCTCCGCATGGATACTCTCGCGGTCATTCTCGAAGAGCCGGAACATCTCGTCCTCGGGCGGCTCGATATCGCCGAGCCTGGCGAGGAGGATGTCGTCGTCGACATTGAATGGAGCGGGATCAGCACCGGCACCGAACGGCTGCTCTACACCGGCCGCATGCCTGAATTTCCCGGCATGGGCTACCCTCTCGTGCCCGGATATGAATCCGTCGGGCGCGTCGTCGCGGCGGGCCCTCGCTCGGGCGCCACGGCCGGAGCCCGCGTCTTCGTGCCGGGCGCGCGCTGCTTCGGGTCTGTGCGCGGCCTGTTCGGCGGCGCAGCCGCGCGGGTGGTTCTCCCGGGCAAGCGCGCGACGCCGATCGGAGAGGCGCTCGGCGAGCGCGGCGTGCTGCTCGCTCTGGCGGCGACCGCCTATCACGCCACGGCGTCTGGCGACGGCGCCGAACAGCCGGACCTCATCATCGGACATGGCGCGCTGGGGCGTATCATGGCTCGTCTTGCGCTCGCCGCGGGCGCCATGCCGCCGCCGACCGTGTACGAAACCAACCCTGCCCGGCGCGACGGAGCGTGCGGTTACAGCGTGCTCGATCCGGCCGATGACGATCGTCGCGACTATCAATGCATCTGCGACGTTAGCGGAGATCCCGCGATTCTGGACAGCCTGATCGCGAGGCTCGCCCCCGGCGGCGAGATCATTCTCGCGGGCTTTTATGAGGCTCCGCTATCATTCGCCTTTCCGCCCGCCTTCATGCGGGAGGCGCGCATCCGGGTCGCCGCGCAATGGCTGCCGGCCGATCTTTGCGCGGTCCGCTCTCTGGCTGAATCCGGCGCGCTCGATCTTGGCGGCCTCATCACCCATCGCCGTGCCCCCGACAATGCGGGTGAAGCCTACCGGACGGCTTTCGGCGATCCCTCCTGCCTCAAAATGGTCCTGGACTGGAGACAACATTCATGAACGCTCGCCCGGCCGAGGCTTCTCCCGCAGGGCGCGTCGAGGCGCGTCCCATTGAGGATATGGCGCTGAAGCTTCGCGCCGAGGCCGCGCTTGAAGCGGAAGCCGCGCTTGAAGCGGAAGCCGCGCCCGCCGCCGCGCCGACGAAAGCGACACAGATCATCGCCATCTACGGCAAGGGCGGCATCGGCAAGAGCTTCACCCTCGCCAATCTCTCCTACATGATGGCGCAGCAGGGCAAGAAAGTGCTGCTCATTGGCTGCGATCCCAAAAGCGACACCACCTCTCTCCTTTTCGGCGGCAAGGCCTGCCCGACAATCCTTGAAACCTCGAGCCGCAAGAAACTTGCGGGCGCGCAGGTCGAGATCGGCGATGTCTGCTTCAAGCGCGACGGCGTGTTCGCGATGGAGCTCGGCGGCCCGGAAGTC contains these protein-coding regions:
- a CDS encoding polyprenyl synthetase family protein, with translation MDAIMHIESALETAAALAASDDAPPRLAAAIRYAIFPGGARIRPRLCLAVSAACGAQNLGASAAAAGAIELLHCASLAHDDLPCFDDAPTRRGKPSVHAAFGEALAVLAGDAMIVMAFEAIARAFMDRPHLLPPLVQTIARAAGMPSGIAAGQGYESEPQLARSQYQRAKTGSLFVAATVAGALAAGADGAPWRMLGEGLGEAYQIADDIRDVASSPEAIGKPVGRDAALGRPSAALELGVDRAVALLKRLTREAVDSIPACPGADWLKAQVLIETLRVLPEELLRRAA
- a CDS encoding methyltransferase, which encodes MSADEQASSFVDRIFALRDRLLGNPRFHDWMSAFPPTRPIVRDRAGALFDLCSGFVYTQILLASMRVGLLERLAAGPQTASVLAAQLSLSPDATLRLLNAAVALGLASKRSGGRYGLGVTGAALRGNPGVAEMIEHNAMLYADLADPVALLRNQRPAGEIARFWPYARAARPGDLPAEEVGAYSALMSASQSFIAPDIAAAWPFERHRRLLDIGGGEGAFICAIAARVKTNLRFTLFDLPAVSARAKDRLEAAGLGRRVETIGGDFLEGPLPQGADLVTLVRIIHDHEDEATLKLLRNIAAVLPPDGTLLIAEPMSGTPGAARAADAYFSFFFLAMGGGRPRTPAEIARLLRSAGFRRIRRIATRRPLMTSLISASH
- the bchC gene encoding chlorophyll synthesis pathway protein BchC, which produces MDTLAVILEEPEHLVLGRLDIAEPGEEDVVVDIEWSGISTGTERLLYTGRMPEFPGMGYPLVPGYESVGRVVAAGPRSGATAGARVFVPGARCFGSVRGLFGGAAARVVLPGKRATPIGEALGERGVLLALAATAYHATASGDGAEQPDLIIGHGALGRIMARLALAAGAMPPPTVYETNPARRDGACGYSVLDPADDDRRDYQCICDVSGDPAILDSLIARLAPGGEIILAGFYEAPLSFAFPPAFMREARIRVAAQWLPADLCAVRSLAESGALDLGGLITHRRAPDNAGEAYRTAFGDPSCLKMVLDWRQHS